Part of the Bacteroidales bacterium genome is shown below.
TTCGTATTTTCCGTTCCATAAGCTGCAGCTCCTTCAAAATTCAATTGTTGCATATTTGTCAGAAATTGATAAGCAACATATGCAGGAGTTCCTCTTTTTTTGGGGTTACTAATATTGTTCCAACAAGCAAATAAAATAGCGATCAGTAACAGAAAAAAAAGCCAAAATTTTATCTTTCTCCTCATTTAAATAGACCGTAATTATTTTCAAAATTAAAGTAAAAATCTAACATGTATCATTTTGAAAGTTTATTTTTGTTCATAGGATAATTTTGCAAGACCATGTTAAAATCATTATATTTGAAAAATTATATTCTTATAGAAGAAACATTTATTCCTTTTTATGAAGGTTTAACAATTCTAACTGGCGAGACCGGATCAGGCAAATCTATTTTACTTGATGCTCTTAAACTTCTACTGGGACATCGTGCAGATCCATCCGTCATTAGAGACACCTCACAAAAATGCATCATCGAAGGGGTTTTTAGTAATCTACCTAACGAAATCTATCAAATATTGAAGGAAAACGATATTGATTTGCAGGATGAGCTAATTATTCGACGGGAAATCAAATATAATGGCACTTCAAGAGCTTTCATTAACGATACACCTGCTAATTTAAGTCTTCTCAAAGAAATTGGTGAGCATCTCATCGATATACATTCTCAACATCAAACTCTTTTTCTATCGCACCCTGAATTTCAAATTCGTTTACTGGATTCCATAGCCAATCAAACCGATGTATTAAATGAATACCAGAGTCAATATCAATTATGGATCAAGCTAAAGCGAGAATTAAACGATCTTATCAATAATTCTTCTAAACAAGACGAAGATGTGGATTATATTGCTTTTCTACTTGATGAACTTGTCAAGGCCAAACTTAGTACGGAAGAATTCAAAGAACTTGAGCACAATATACAATTGCTCGAGCAAAGCGAAAACATCCGTAATATTCTTGAAGAAATAAAATACGGATTAAGCGAAAAAGATCAAAGCGTATTAACTTTTTTTAAAAACACTATTCACGCATTAGAACAAATCTCAAATTTTTTCCCCTCTTTTAACGACGATATTCAAAGGCTTCGCAGTATAGAAATAGAATTAAAAGAATTTAATTATACCATCCATAAAATTTTAGATAAAATTCATTCTAATCCAGACCAGCTTGAATCACTACAACAACGAATGCACGAATATCAACGACTTTTATTCAAACACAAAAAAAATACGGTGGAAGAACTATTTTCTTTGAAAAACGAACTAGAAATTAAATTAAAACAAGCAGAAGAAAAGCAGATTAAAATTGAAAACCTTCAAAAACAAATCGACCAACTCTATCAAACACTTCTTAAATATGCAAGCCAACTTTCGCAAAAGAGAATGAAAGTATGCGAACAAGTAGAAAAAAACATCATTAAAACACTTCAACATTTAGGGATGACAAGAGCTAACTTTTCCATTCAAATAAAACCAGCAAAAAATATTGATCGCTATGGAATGGATGAAGTGGTTTTTTTGTTCGATGCAAATGGAACAGGCAAATTGGAACCACTAAGTGAAGTTGCTTCTGGTGGTGAGATTTCTCGACTCATGCTTGCATTGAAAGCACACATATTGAACAATTCTTTGATGCCTACTATTTTTTTTGATGAAATAGATACAGGAGTTTCAGGAGAAATAGCAGCGAAGGTAGGCGATATGCTACAATCAATATCAAAACACCATCAACTATTCGTCATCACCCACTTACCTCAAGTGGCTTCAAGAGGAGACAAGCATATTGAAGTCATCAAAAAAGAAGATTCTAACGGCAGTATTTCCGAATTCATTTACGTCGAGGGTGAAAAGCGAGTTGAAGCTTTAGCCCGCTTACTAGCTAACAAAGGAATATCGAAAAAAACAATGGAAATGGCACGAGAACTATTAAATATGTAAAAGTATGGGATACGGTTTACTTGAAGGCAAAAAGGGCATCATATTTGGTGCCTTGGACGAAAATAGTATAGCATGGCATGTGGCCTTGCAAGTTTTCGAAGAAGGTGGTCGATTCGTTCTGAGCAATCATGATATTGCTCTTCGCAAAGGAGATATTTATCGACTTGCCGAGCAAACTCAGTCAATAATCATAGCAGCTGATGTTACTTCCCTTGATGATATTGAAAACTTATTCGATGAAACATTGAAGTATTTTGGCACTGGTTTGGATTTTATCTTACACGCTGTGGGTATGTCGCCCAATGTAAGGAAAAATATCCCCTACCCAGAACTTAATTACGAATATTTCATGAAAACTATCGATATCTCTGCTTTATCCCTTCATAAAATTCTTTCGGTAGCTTATAAGAAAGATGCTCTTCAGGAATATGCTTCAGTTGTTACATTAAGTTACCTTGGGGCCCAACGTCATTTTTCAAGTTACAGCGACATGTCTCAAGCAAAAGCTATGCTCGAAAGTATCGTCCGTAGCTTTGGATATCACTATGGCATCAAGAAAAAAGTCAGAATCAATAGTGTTAGTCAATCGCCCACTAAGACCACTGCTGGCAAAGGTGTCAAAGGATTTGATGCATTTTATTCTTTAAGTAATTGCATGTCTCCTATTGGAAATGCTACAGCAGAGGATTGTGCAAAATTTTGCGTCCTTTTATTTAGTGATTATGCACGAAAAATCACGATGCAAAACATTTTCCACGATGGCGGATTTAGTTCTATGGGCATTTCCGACCGCCTCATGAGTAAATGCTTTTCATGTATCGATTATTGCGAAGAAAACAATCATTAATTAATTTGAACTATCCTCATGTAAGAGCCATTCATTACAACAGTTGCATTAGCATTGGCCGTGCCTTGAGCCCATTGAACAGTAAGAGCACCGCCTACCCCGCTAGTATTGACAATAGCAACCAGTCGAACAATACGAACTGATGCTATGCTTGCTATATGAGGAAAAGCAGTAGTGGCAGTATTGAAAACCCGCGGACTACCATTATCTCTTATAATCTCACTTGACCAGTTTGCAGTAGCTCCGGCCGGCATGTTTACCTGAACTCGTATGCCTTGAGTAGTTGCACCTATCGTATTAACTATCATATACACTTCTATCAAATATCTTTGGTTGGGTGCAAGATTATAAGTCAAATGATCATCATTTTGCAAGACGGTTGAATTTACAATACTTTCATCAGTAGGTTTTACGACAACATCAGAAAAAACTCTCCTGTCTAGCCAAGAAAGATTCCCACTAAGATCAGACTGAAGAAGTGAATGCATAGGTTGAATAGTAGGTGTTAAGCTGCCAGGCAAAACATATTGAATATTATTTGATTGCATACCAGCAGTGATAGAAGTAACATAATTTCCAGAGCTTGAAGGAACGGCAAGAATAATTTGCCCTGGCGTGTTATTATTATTGCTTAAATACAAATTACCATTATGAATTTGAAGCCTCTCAATAGGTGTTGAAGTATTAATTCCTACGTGGCCAGCAGAAGTTAACCTCATCCGTTCAATATTATTGGTTCTTATCGAAAAATCATTAGGATCGGTTGTCCCCAAAAATTGTGTAGCTGGATTAGTGTTGGCATTACCACCTATTAACCACATATCAGCATTATTAGGTCTAATTTCTGCAAATTTTGTCCATTGAGGTGATGCCGATGTGCCGAAATTGTAATAAAATCCCTTTGGCAATCCAGCAGAACCATTATGGTAAATCAAAAGACCGGGTGCTGGGTTGCTAATGGTGGAAGCATCATTTGTTGAACTTAAGTCTACGCGGGGAATAAGCAGACCTTTATTGGTAAACTGAATCTCAAGACCAGCACTGGGATCAGGCACAAAAATGTTTTCTCCAATCCCTATACTTTGCGAAAAAATTTCCAAGGAAAGGCAACAAAAAAGAAATAAAATTAATGCTTTCATAGTAAGTAAAATTATGATAAACAAATATACAAAAATAATTATAAAAAAACTTTTAAAATGATTAAAATTTTATTATCTTAAAAGGTAAACAGAACCATTTATATAGTGTAGTAAGCCATCCATATCTTTGAATCTGAGTCGATAAACATAAAAGCCGGAAGGAGCTTTTTGACCATCAGATAGCTTTCCATTCCATCCTTTTTGAACATCAGTAGATTGGAATATCATCTTACCCCAACGATCATAAATTTGTAAGAGATAGTCTTCGTTTTTGATGTTGTGACCAATCGGTCTAAATTCATCATTGATATTGTCTCCATCAGGTGTAAATGCACTCGGCATGAAAATAGTATAAATATCTTTAACGTATATGATTTGCTCAGCTGTGTCTTTGCAACCATGTTCAGTAGTTACATAAAGCGTAACCAAGTACGATCCTGTGTCACTAAAATGATGTACGGCATGAGTTTCAAAGGAAACAGATCCATCACTAAAATGCCATTCACTTTGGAATGTGTTGGTACTTTGATTAAAGAAAGTAACGACATTGTTTGCAAGATCAGGATATCGTGGAAAAGGTTCAAAAAGAGCTATAGGCTTTTCATAAACGGTAATCATATCCGGAAAACGCATAGAATCTACACATCCATAAATGGAAGTCACAACGATAAAAACATCATATTTCCCCGGCTTAGTGTAAATAAAGAATGGGTTTTTGTCAAGGCTAAAATGCTCACCTTCATCAAGATCCCAAAAATAAGTCTGTCCCTCATCGGGTGACGTTTCTTGAAACTGTACCTCAAGTGGTTGACAACCAACCGTAGGATTTGCAACGACATTGATGGTTGGTAAGGGATGTAATTCTATGAGTGTATAAGAGACCACCGTATCACATCCCACTTGATCAGTGATAGTACATGTATATGTACCAGCTGGTAGATTATTGATTTGAGGTGAATTTAAATTAGGAGGTGACCAAAGATAAGAATAAGGAGGAGCGCCACCTGTAACTATCAAATGAATATATCCGTCACTACCTCCTACACAAGTGATATGCTTAATATTCGTATCTACAGCAAGCGGTGGGTACATATAAAAAATTTCGGCAGAATCTATTACAAAGCATCCATTTCGATCAGTGACAGTAACATAATACCAACCTGGGGAAAGTTGATCAATGTACGAATTGGTATTGTTCGTATTATTATCGATATACCCATTTGACCATTGGTAAGTATAAGGTGGAACCCCACCTGTAATAAAGACGGTTATTTTACCTGTCGAGTCGCCATAACACTTAATTTGCTCAACGTCCATGTGATCAATGGCCAAGGCAGGACAGTTTGTTCTCATCGTAAACGATGGCATTAACGTATCATGAAATCCTGCAAGTTCCCATGTGTTGTTATACCATGTAATTGGAATAAAACCTAAAGGCCAAGTATGACTAA
Proteins encoded:
- a CDS encoding SDR family oxidoreductase, whose amino-acid sequence is MGYGLLEGKKGIIFGALDENSIAWHVALQVFEEGGRFVLSNHDIALRKGDIYRLAEQTQSIIIAADVTSLDDIENLFDETLKYFGTGLDFILHAVGMSPNVRKNIPYPELNYEYFMKTIDISALSLHKILSVAYKKDALQEYASVVTLSYLGAQRHFSSYSDMSQAKAMLESIVRSFGYHYGIKKKVRINSVSQSPTKTTAGKGVKGFDAFYSLSNCMSPIGNATAEDCAKFCVLLFSDYARKITMQNIFHDGGFSSMGISDRLMSKCFSCIDYCEENNH
- the recN gene encoding DNA repair protein RecN yields the protein MLKSLYLKNYILIEETFIPFYEGLTILTGETGSGKSILLDALKLLLGHRADPSVIRDTSQKCIIEGVFSNLPNEIYQILKENDIDLQDELIIRREIKYNGTSRAFINDTPANLSLLKEIGEHLIDIHSQHQTLFLSHPEFQIRLLDSIANQTDVLNEYQSQYQLWIKLKRELNDLINNSSKQDEDVDYIAFLLDELVKAKLSTEEFKELEHNIQLLEQSENIRNILEEIKYGLSEKDQSVLTFFKNTIHALEQISNFFPSFNDDIQRLRSIEIELKEFNYTIHKILDKIHSNPDQLESLQQRMHEYQRLLFKHKKNTVEELFSLKNELEIKLKQAEEKQIKIENLQKQIDQLYQTLLKYASQLSQKRMKVCEQVEKNIIKTLQHLGMTRANFSIQIKPAKNIDRYGMDEVVFLFDANGTGKLEPLSEVASGGEISRLMLALKAHILNNSLMPTIFFDEIDTGVSGEIAAKVGDMLQSISKHHQLFVITHLPQVASRGDKHIEVIKKEDSNGSISEFIYVEGEKRVEALARLLANKGISKKTMEMARELLNM